A stretch of the Candidatus Krumholzibacteriota bacterium genome encodes the following:
- a CDS encoding pyruvate carboxylase subunit B, translating into MSAGEKKLKRRVPLGITDTTFRDGHQSILATRFRTEDMLPIADKMDQVGFHSMEVWGGATFDVATRFLNEDPWIRLTELKKRIKKTPLQMLLRGQNLVGYRNYADDVLELFIHEAAEAGIDIFRVFDALNDERNFEASFRVIKETGKHIQGTISYSLTEKRLGGEVFTLDYYVNKAKALENMGADSLCIKDMAGLLNPYDAYDLVKTLKKKISIPVHLHCHYTSGMASMTYMKAVEAGVDVLDCALAPFGLRTSEPAVEPMVAALADTDRDPGLDLEKLFELGNYVEKVAPKYRRFLNTTRMAIIDTGVLEHQIPGGMLTNLVSQLKEADALDRLQEVYDELPLTRKELGYPPLVTPTSQIVGIQSVQNVLFGRYKMISGQVKDYAYGLYGKPPVEMDPKVRKMALKGYPRGETPITCRAADMLEPELDKAREAVKGLARDNRDLLIYALYPTTGMRFLRWKYGLEEPPAELRPVTLDDVEREDEMLANVKSGNVKISSSAGAPAKGAGLRAFNVFVGGQHYNIEVEEVGGKPRARSIGDTAPIVKKETKREKARKKTEKSADAPSSETIGSELAFTAPMPGMVVSFEVKEGDNVSEGDVLVILEAMKMQNSLTSNVSGTIRSLKVAPGKSVEKNQVLLTISQ; encoded by the coding sequence ATGTCTGCCGGTGAGAAAAAATTAAAAAGAAGAGTTCCGCTGGGAATCACGGACACGACGTTCAGGGATGGTCATCAGTCTATTCTGGCCACTCGTTTTCGAACGGAAGATATGCTTCCGATAGCGGACAAGATGGATCAGGTCGGATTCCATTCAATGGAAGTATGGGGTGGAGCCACCTTTGACGTTGCCACGAGGTTCCTGAATGAAGATCCATGGATTCGGTTGACTGAATTGAAGAAAAGGATCAAAAAAACACCGCTTCAGATGTTGCTGAGAGGTCAGAACCTTGTCGGTTACCGCAACTACGCTGATGATGTCCTGGAGCTTTTTATACATGAGGCGGCGGAAGCGGGGATAGATATTTTCAGGGTATTTGACGCGTTGAATGACGAACGCAATTTCGAGGCGTCATTCAGAGTGATAAAGGAGACAGGCAAACATATACAGGGGACTATTTCCTACTCACTGACCGAAAAGCGGCTTGGTGGAGAGGTCTTTACGCTCGACTACTACGTCAACAAGGCGAAAGCTCTTGAGAATATGGGCGCCGATTCTCTCTGCATAAAGGATATGGCCGGACTTCTTAATCCCTACGACGCGTATGACCTGGTGAAGACCCTGAAGAAAAAGATTTCCATTCCTGTTCATCTGCATTGCCACTACACCAGTGGCATGGCGTCGATGACGTATATGAAAGCGGTCGAAGCGGGTGTCGATGTCCTCGATTGCGCGCTTGCTCCATTCGGGCTGAGGACATCCGAACCGGCGGTCGAACCGATGGTCGCCGCTCTCGCCGATACTGACAGAGATCCCGGTCTCGACCTGGAGAAACTGTTTGAACTTGGCAATTATGTCGAAAAAGTCGCGCCGAAATACAGGCGTTTCCTCAATACGACGAGGATGGCTATTATAGATACAGGCGTACTCGAGCATCAGATACCGGGAGGCATGCTCACCAATCTGGTAAGCCAGCTGAAGGAAGCTGATGCGCTAGACAGGCTCCAGGAAGTCTATGATGAACTTCCGCTGACGCGAAAGGAACTCGGTTATCCTCCGCTCGTCACTCCGACGAGCCAGATCGTCGGTATTCAGTCAGTCCAGAACGTGCTTTTCGGGCGCTACAAGATGATAAGTGGACAGGTCAAGGATTATGCGTATGGACTCTATGGAAAACCTCCGGTCGAGATGGATCCGAAAGTCCGAAAAATGGCGTTAAAAGGATATCCCAGAGGGGAGACTCCGATCACATGCAGAGCTGCCGATATGCTCGAACCGGAACTGGATAAGGCTCGCGAAGCTGTCAAGGGACTCGCAAGGGACAACAGGGACCTTCTCATTTACGCGCTCTATCCGACGACCGGCATGAGATTTCTTCGCTGGAAGTATGGTCTCGAAGAACCTCCCGCCGAGTTGAGGCCGGTGACACTCGACGATGTCGAACGGGAAGATGAGATGCTCGCGAATGTCAAGTCGGGGAATGTCAAGATATCATCCTCTGCCGGCGCGCCGGCAAAAGGGGCGGGCCTGAGAGCATTCAACGTGTTTGTCGGAGGGCAGCATTATAATATCGAAGTCGAGGAAGTCGGTGGAAAGCCGCGAGCTCGTTCGATCGGAGATACTGCCCCGATCGTAAAGAAGGAGACGAAACGGGAAAAGGCTCGAAAGAAAACGGAAAAAAGCGCGGATGCTCCTTCATCGGAGACAATCGGGTCTGAACTCGCCTTCACAGCTCCCATGCCGGGAATGGTCGTAAGTTTTGAAGTCAAGGAAGGTGACAATGTAAGCGAGGGGGATGTCCTGGTCATTCTCGAAGCGATGAAGATGCAGAACAGCCTTACTTCGAACGTAAGTGGAACAATCAGGTCGTTGAAGGTGGCTCCCGGGAAGTCCGTCGAGAAGAACCAGGTGCTGCTTACGATCTCTCAATAA